In Nocardia sputorum, a single genomic region encodes these proteins:
- a CDS encoding peptidase inhibitor family I36 protein, which yields MSSLKLFRRLSVAAAATLAVAGYGAALAPAPASAAYDCPGGLFCGYDQRGGTGMFVQVDNNCLLHDIGNEGLGDRLSSYWNRTGKTVGVYNWTGQEWQLLVSVPDNSKGNVPAGGDNKADALWVCH from the coding sequence ATGTCCTCACTCAAACTGTTCCGCCGTCTCAGTGTCGCGGCGGCGGCCACCCTCGCGGTCGCCGGGTACGGCGCAGCCCTCGCGCCTGCACCGGCGTCTGCGGCCTACGACTGCCCCGGCGGACTGTTCTGCGGCTACGACCAGCGCGGCGGTACCGGCATGTTCGTGCAGGTCGACAACAACTGCCTGTTGCACGACATCGGCAACGAAGGGCTTGGAGATCGTCTGAGCTCGTACTGGAACCGCACGGGAAAGACGGTCGGGGTCTACAACTGGACCGGTCAGGAATGGCAACTTCTCGTCTCGGTCCCCGACAACAGCAAGGGCAATGTGCCCGCCGGCGGTGACAACAAGGCCGACGCCCTGTGGGTCTGCCACTGA
- a CDS encoding AraC family transcriptional regulator, producing MFVEPLSGHRYFRTADPDVARAGMSGILREHRLDPGASTMEASCNVVRYGDVGLVYKHYGVQVRIRTEPIETFRLVQIPLAGWARVLNGTTDIASDPAVASVPDPDAPLDMNWHESSRQLLVRFDRAALDDHLRRMLGRPPDRPLRMAVAMQLRSPAARIWFESLRMLQADAEGPGLFLDPRLRPQVEQLMMSQLLLAQPNSYSELLLDGAPGNSTPRPIRLAEQLIADHAHEMLTVTDIAEAVGLSVRSLQEGFRRYLDTTPTARLREARLVGVHAALAAADPTKTTVAAVAADWGFWHLGRFSALYRRRWDVPPSVTLRA from the coding sequence ATGTTCGTTGAACCGCTGTCGGGGCATCGCTATTTCCGAACCGCTGACCCCGACGTGGCCCGGGCGGGGATGAGCGGCATTCTGCGTGAGCACCGGCTCGATCCGGGCGCCTCCACCATGGAGGCCAGCTGCAATGTCGTCCGGTACGGTGATGTCGGCCTGGTCTACAAGCATTACGGGGTTCAGGTTCGGATCCGGACCGAACCCATCGAAACCTTCCGCCTGGTTCAAATTCCGCTGGCCGGGTGGGCCCGGGTGCTCAACGGGACCACGGATATCGCCTCCGACCCGGCGGTGGCCTCGGTTCCGGACCCGGACGCGCCCCTGGACATGAACTGGCACGAGAGCAGCAGGCAACTACTCGTCCGATTCGACCGTGCCGCGTTGGACGACCATTTGCGGCGGATGCTGGGCCGGCCGCCGGATCGTCCGCTGCGGATGGCCGTCGCGATGCAATTGCGGTCACCGGCCGCCCGGATCTGGTTCGAATCGCTGCGCATGCTGCAAGCCGACGCCGAAGGCCCCGGCCTGTTCCTGGATCCGCGGCTGCGGCCGCAGGTCGAGCAGCTGATGATGTCCCAACTCCTGCTGGCGCAGCCGAACAGCTACTCGGAGCTCCTGCTCGACGGTGCCCCAGGGAACTCGACGCCGCGTCCCATCCGCCTCGCCGAACAACTCATCGCCGACCACGCGCACGAAATGCTCACCGTCACCGATATCGCGGAGGCAGTAGGACTTTCGGTGCGGAGCCTGCAGGAGGGCTTCCGGCGATACCTCGACACCACACCGACGGCGCGATTGCGTGAAGCTCGGCTGGTGGGCGTGCACGCCGCGCTGGCCGCCGCGGACCCCACCAAGACCACGGTCGCCGCGGTAGCCGCAGACTGGGGATTCTGGCATCTGGGCCGTTTTTCGGCCCTGTACCGGCGGCGATGGGATGTGCCGCCGTCGGTGACGCTGCGCGCCTGA
- a CDS encoding pyruvate, phosphate dikinase has protein sequence MTAGAELAERNDEAAGAGPVVELDGACSLSRERIGGKAWSVNRMRALGLPVPPAFVITIEGWADFSAHGEIGEDVWHGVEAAIAALEHGTGRSFGAGARPLLVSVRSGAVVSMPGMMDTVLNLGMNDAVARALAAETGNPGYAVDTRERFRTQYRETVLGDPAGVVPEDPWEQLRAAISAVFRSWDSPRAQTYRRNRGLSGTLGTAVTVQAMVFGNLDERSGTGVLFSRNPNTGERSLFGEWLVGGQGEDVVSGRTTPRPLDELATVLPEVHAQLVTAADLLERDGRDIQDIEFTVESGVLWLLQSRAAKRSARAAVRAAVAMAEEGLIGAEEALNRVTAEQVRTVLRPATGEYSGTPLARGESACPGLASGVAVSDPHEAERRAEAGEDVILVRPTTSPDDLHGMIAARAIVTGLGGATSHAALVSREIGRPCVVGCGPGVVATLAGRVVTVDGGAGTVWPGRVEGKPVDASTLADVGRLAECAGTDRDGLAAWLDARASEDAPKVDVAPPATVTEIPELDLLRLIGIKGRAAHDALAAGVGAPTEIVAARCAELVAGGWCAATPIGVRLTPEGRQHLHGLLATERRTVDRAAIASVYAEFCDFNGVFKEIVTAWQMKDPATVNDHADADYDGAVLTRLTDLHRAAQPLLRRIGVVAPRLARYSDRFAQAIERIAAGDHAWVARPVLDSYHTVWFELHEDLIGLCGLSRADEAAAGRAH, from the coding sequence ATGACGGCCGGAGCAGAGCTAGCGGAGCGAAACGACGAGGCAGCGGGCGCGGGGCCGGTCGTCGAACTCGACGGCGCCTGTTCGCTGTCCCGGGAACGCATCGGCGGGAAGGCGTGGAGCGTCAACCGCATGCGCGCGCTCGGTCTGCCGGTGCCGCCCGCGTTCGTCATCACCATCGAGGGATGGGCCGACTTCTCGGCGCACGGGGAGATCGGCGAGGACGTCTGGCACGGTGTCGAGGCGGCCATCGCCGCCCTGGAACACGGCACTGGGAGGAGCTTCGGAGCCGGCGCCCGTCCACTGCTGGTGTCGGTCCGCTCCGGCGCCGTGGTGAGCATGCCGGGAATGATGGACACGGTACTGAACCTCGGCATGAACGACGCGGTCGCGCGGGCCCTGGCGGCGGAGACCGGGAATCCGGGCTACGCGGTGGATACGCGGGAGCGGTTCCGGACCCAATATCGCGAAACCGTGCTGGGTGATCCCGCCGGTGTGGTGCCCGAGGATCCCTGGGAGCAGTTGCGGGCGGCGATCAGCGCGGTGTTCCGGTCCTGGGATTCGCCTCGGGCGCAGACGTATCGGCGCAACCGCGGCCTCTCCGGAACCCTCGGCACCGCCGTGACGGTACAAGCCATGGTCTTCGGCAATCTGGACGAGAGATCCGGCACCGGGGTGCTGTTCAGCCGCAACCCGAACACCGGCGAGCGCTCGCTGTTCGGCGAATGGCTGGTCGGTGGGCAGGGGGAGGACGTGGTGTCCGGCCGGACCACCCCGCGACCGCTCGATGAACTGGCCACCGTGCTGCCCGAGGTGCACGCCCAACTCGTCACGGCCGCCGACTTGCTGGAACGCGACGGCCGCGACATCCAGGACATCGAATTCACCGTCGAATCCGGCGTCCTGTGGTTGTTGCAGTCCCGCGCCGCCAAGCGATCGGCGCGCGCGGCGGTGCGCGCCGCGGTGGCGATGGCCGAGGAAGGACTCATCGGCGCCGAGGAAGCGCTGAACCGGGTCACCGCCGAACAGGTGCGGACCGTGCTGCGTCCGGCCACCGGCGAGTATTCGGGGACGCCGCTGGCACGCGGTGAATCCGCGTGTCCCGGGCTGGCGTCCGGCGTCGCCGTCAGCGATCCGCATGAGGCCGAACGTCGTGCGGAAGCCGGCGAGGACGTGATCCTCGTGCGCCCCACCACCAGCCCCGATGACCTGCACGGCATGATCGCCGCGCGGGCGATCGTCACCGGGCTGGGCGGCGCCACTTCGCACGCCGCGCTGGTCAGCCGCGAGATCGGCAGGCCGTGCGTGGTCGGCTGCGGCCCCGGCGTCGTCGCGACACTGGCCGGTCGGGTGGTGACCGTCGACGGTGGCGCGGGCACGGTCTGGCCCGGGCGGGTCGAAGGCAAGCCCGTCGACGCGAGCACCCTCGCGGACGTCGGCCGACTGGCCGAGTGCGCGGGCACCGACCGGGACGGGTTGGCGGCCTGGCTGGACGCGCGGGCGAGCGAGGACGCGCCGAAGGTGGACGTGGCGCCCCCGGCGACGGTGACGGAAATACCCGAACTCGATCTGCTGCGGCTGATCGGGATCAAAGGCCGGGCCGCCCACGACGCGCTGGCCGCAGGCGTAGGTGCGCCGACCGAGATCGTCGCCGCTCGATGTGCGGAACTGGTGGCCGGAGGATGGTGCGCCGCGACGCCGATCGGTGTACGGCTCACGCCGGAAGGCAGACAGCACTTGCACGGCCTGCTGGCGACGGAACGACGAACGGTCGACCGCGCCGCGATCGCCTCCGTCTATGCCGAATTCTGCGATTTCAACGGGGTTTTCAAAGAAATCGTCACCGCGTGGCAGATGAAAGATCCGGCCACCGTCAACGATCACGCCGACGCCGATTACGACGGCGCGGTACTGACCCGATTGACCGATCTGCATCGCGCCGCTCAGCCGCTGCTGCGGCGGATCGGCGTGGTCGCACCGCGGCTGGCCCGGTACTCCGACCGGTTCGCGCAGGCGATCGAGCGGATCGCGGCCGGTGATCACGCCTGGGTCGCCCGGCCCGTGCTGGACAGTTACCACACCGTGTGGTTCGAGCTGCACGAGGACCTGATCGGACTGTGCGGCCTGAGCCGCGCCGACGAGGCGGCGGCCGGCCGTGCCCACTGA
- a CDS encoding SDR family NAD(P)-dependent oxidoreductase, which translates to MKNFEGRTAVITGAGAGIGRAVAIELARRGARLALSGRNVDNVAETAALCGKEDAQARAYKLDVTDRDAVYRHADEVAEDFGRINLVVNNAGVSLTANVEELSWADFEWIVGINFWGVAYGTKAFLPHVIASGDGHIANVSSMFGLAACPSQGAYSATKFAIRAFTDALRQEMTIAGHAVGVSSVHPGMIKTDIAWKARAGGDRDRDALAANFDRLAKTTPEHAARVIVNGIRKNKAKILIGTDAHVIDWLPRLFGAGYQKILTAQMKNEVA; encoded by the coding sequence GTGAAGAACTTCGAGGGCAGAACCGCCGTCATCACCGGCGCGGGCGCGGGCATCGGCCGGGCGGTGGCGATCGAACTCGCCCGCCGCGGCGCCCGGCTGGCGCTGTCGGGCCGCAACGTGGACAACGTCGCCGAGACCGCGGCGCTGTGTGGCAAGGAAGACGCCCAAGCCCGCGCCTACAAACTGGACGTGACCGACCGGGACGCGGTCTATCGGCACGCCGACGAGGTGGCCGAGGACTTCGGCCGGATCAACCTGGTCGTCAACAACGCCGGAGTCTCGCTGACCGCGAACGTGGAAGAACTCAGCTGGGCCGACTTCGAATGGATCGTCGGCATCAACTTCTGGGGCGTCGCGTATGGCACCAAGGCGTTCCTGCCCCATGTCATCGCCTCCGGTGACGGGCACATCGCGAATGTGTCCAGCATGTTCGGCCTGGCGGCCTGCCCGAGCCAGGGCGCCTACAGCGCGACGAAGTTCGCCATCCGGGCGTTCACCGACGCGCTGCGCCAAGAGATGACCATCGCCGGACACGCGGTCGGCGTCAGCAGTGTGCACCCGGGCATGATCAAGACCGACATCGCCTGGAAGGCGCGGGCGGGCGGCGACCGCGATCGCGACGCCTTGGCCGCCAACTTCGACCGCCTGGCCAAGACCACCCCCGAGCACGCCGCACGGGTCATCGTGAACGGCATCCGCAAGAACAAGGCGAAGATCCTGATCGGCACGGACGCCCATGTGATCGATTGGCTGCCGCGCCTTTTCGGAGCCGGCTACCAGAAGATCCTGACCGCGCAGATGAAGAACGAAGTCGCCTGA
- a CDS encoding FadD3 family acyl-CoA ligase — protein sequence MDRRGAATGELATIPAVLAERAQRDGARIAVVSPEGQLTYAELAAEARRVTQAVMARSVRPGERVAIWAPNTARWVIAALGVLGAGATLVPLSTRLRGPEAAGILARSRCRMLLTVGDFLGNDYPGMLRESGHALPELRTVAFLDKSREDRPEDLSWADFLALGEVITVAEADARSASVAPESISDILFTSGTTGVPKGVPTTHRQTIEAFTHWADAVTLSGDDRYLLVNPFAHTFGYKAGIIACLLRGATMVPVDRFDPERVFGVIERERITVLTGPPTLFHDLLAHDRRVPRDLSSLRLAGTGGSSVPTEMVERIRRELGAGEVFTGYGLTESTGVATVCPPDAPAIQLGNNVGKALSDVRIQIVDDAGQPLPIGHPGEIVLHGPNVMHGYLDDPAATATAIDAGGWLHTGDIGTLDADGYLRVTDRRTDMFVVGGFNVYPAEIERILRTHPDVAEAAVIGVPDARLGEVGHAFVVIDRIAEIAPAELIAWARPHLAAYKLPRRIEVVAALPRNANGKVLKRVLRSREPQP from the coding sequence ATGGATCGACGCGGTGCAGCGACCGGTGAACTCGCGACGATTCCGGCAGTGCTGGCCGAGCGGGCACAGCGGGACGGCGCCCGGATCGCGGTGGTGTCACCGGAGGGGCAGCTCACCTACGCCGAGCTCGCCGCGGAAGCGCGGCGTGTCACACAGGCGGTGATGGCGCGATCGGTGCGGCCCGGCGAGCGGGTGGCGATCTGGGCGCCCAACACCGCGCGTTGGGTGATCGCCGCGCTCGGCGTGCTGGGTGCGGGCGCGACGCTGGTTCCGCTCAGCACTCGACTGCGCGGTCCCGAGGCAGCGGGCATCCTCGCTCGTAGCCGGTGCCGCATGCTGCTCACCGTGGGCGACTTCCTCGGCAACGACTACCCGGGAATGCTCCGGGAATCGGGACACGCGCTGCCGGAGCTGCGGACCGTCGCCTTTCTCGACAAGTCCCGCGAAGACAGACCCGAGGACCTCTCCTGGGCTGACTTCCTCGCCCTCGGCGAGGTGATAACCGTCGCGGAAGCCGACGCGCGGAGTGCGTCCGTGGCCCCGGAGTCGATCTCCGACATCCTGTTCACGTCCGGCACCACGGGCGTACCGAAAGGTGTGCCGACCACGCACCGGCAGACGATCGAGGCCTTCACCCACTGGGCCGATGCGGTCACGCTCTCCGGCGACGACAGATATCTGCTGGTCAACCCGTTCGCCCACACCTTCGGCTACAAGGCCGGGATCATCGCGTGCCTGCTGCGCGGCGCCACCATGGTGCCGGTGGACCGCTTCGACCCGGAGCGGGTGTTCGGCGTCATCGAGCGCGAGCGGATCACCGTGCTGACCGGTCCTCCGACGCTCTTCCACGACCTGCTCGCCCACGACCGGCGCGTCCCTCGTGACCTGAGCTCGCTACGCCTGGCGGGCACCGGTGGTTCCAGCGTGCCGACGGAGATGGTGGAGCGAATCCGCCGTGAACTGGGTGCCGGAGAAGTTTTCACCGGATACGGACTGACCGAATCAACCGGTGTCGCCACGGTCTGCCCACCCGATGCCCCTGCGATCCAGCTCGGAAACAACGTAGGAAAAGCATTGTCGGACGTGCGGATTCAGATCGTGGACGACGCCGGGCAGCCGCTGCCGATCGGTCACCCCGGCGAGATAGTGCTGCACGGCCCGAATGTGATGCACGGCTACCTCGATGATCCCGCGGCAACAGCGACCGCCATCGATGCGGGCGGCTGGTTACACACCGGCGACATCGGCACCCTCGACGCCGACGGCTACCTGCGCGTCACCGACCGCCGCACGGACATGTTCGTGGTGGGCGGTTTCAACGTCTACCCCGCCGAAATCGAGCGCATCCTTCGTACCCACCCCGACGTAGCCGAGGCCGCAGTGATCGGCGTCCCCGACGCCCGTCTCGGCGAAGTCGGCCACGCCTTCGTCGTCATCGACCGCATCGCCGAAATCGCCCCCGCGGAGCTAATCGCGTGGGCCCGACCTCATCTGGCCGCCTACAAGCTCCCGCGTCGCATCGAGGTCGTAGCGGCACTACCCCGGAACGCCAACGGCAAGGTCCTGAAACGCGTCCTACGTTCGCGTGAGCCGCAGCCCTGA